The following coding sequences lie in one Maribacter forsetii DSM 18668 genomic window:
- a CDS encoding protein-L-isoaspartate(D-aspartate) O-methyltransferase, translated as MKDTLKHRGMRNHLAQVLIDKGIADKSVLDAVREIPRHLFIDSSFEGHAYQNKAFPIAANQTISHPYTVAFQTELLELEQGQKVLEIGTGSGYQTAVLLKLKVKVYTIERQLELFKKTNIFFKKMGYRPKQVIFGDGYKGLPKEAPFDRIIVTAGAPSVPKALLSQLKVGGRLVIPIGFEEQIMTLFVRTTEKEFSKTEYGSFRFVPLLENKN; from the coding sequence TTGAAAGATACCTTAAAACACAGGGGAATGCGCAACCATTTAGCGCAAGTATTGATAGACAAAGGAATAGCTGATAAAAGTGTTCTGGATGCTGTTAGAGAAATACCTAGACACTTATTTATAGATAGTAGTTTTGAGGGGCATGCCTATCAAAACAAAGCTTTTCCTATTGCTGCGAACCAAACAATATCTCACCCGTATACCGTTGCTTTTCAAACTGAATTATTAGAACTAGAACAAGGGCAAAAAGTTTTGGAAATTGGTACAGGTAGTGGTTACCAGACCGCAGTACTTTTAAAATTGAAGGTAAAAGTCTACACTATTGAAAGACAGTTAGAATTATTTAAAAAGACTAATATTTTCTTCAAAAAAATGGGTTATCGACCTAAGCAGGTCATCTTTGGAGATGGGTATAAAGGTTTGCCTAAAGAAGCTCCGTTTGATCGTATTATTGTAACCGCAGGTGCACCTTCAGTACCTAAGGCTTTATTATCGCAATTAAAAGTAGGAGGTAGGTTAGTAATACCAATAGGTTTTGAAGAACAGATAATGACATTGTTCGTGAGAACTACAGAAAAAGAATTCTCTAAGACAGAATACGGTTCCTTTAGATTTGTACCGTTGTTAGAGAATAAAAACTAG
- a CDS encoding Gfo/Idh/MocA family protein, with the protein MLKVGVLGAGHLGKIHLRLLNESKKYELVGFYDADSSNGEKVSSEFGYTYFKSLDDLIDAVDVVDIVTPTLSHYDCAKKAIEKSKHIFIEKPITHTLEEANSLLELEEEFGVKGQVGHVERFNPAFTSVKHAIKDPMFIEAHRLAEFNPRGTDVPVVLDLMIHDIDAILSVVNSEVVQVNASGVSVISQSPDIANARLEFANGCVANLTASRISLKNMRKSRFFQKDAYISVDFLEKKVEVVKMKDAPKEPGDFDMILQNAEGIKKQIYFENPSIETNNAILDELESFADAINNNTTPVVSLKQGTQALKVALQIIAAFNPNKI; encoded by the coding sequence ATGTTAAAAGTTGGTGTTTTAGGAGCTGGGCATCTAGGTAAAATCCACCTTAGACTTCTAAATGAATCTAAAAAATATGAACTCGTTGGTTTTTACGATGCCGATAGTTCTAATGGAGAAAAGGTTAGCTCGGAATTTGGATATACTTATTTCAAAAGTCTTGATGATTTAATTGATGCCGTTGATGTCGTTGATATTGTAACTCCTACCCTTTCTCATTACGATTGTGCAAAAAAAGCCATCGAAAAAAGTAAGCATATTTTTATTGAAAAACCTATTACACACACCCTAGAAGAAGCTAATTCACTACTTGAACTAGAAGAGGAATTTGGAGTAAAGGGACAAGTGGGACATGTGGAGCGTTTTAACCCTGCATTTACTTCTGTAAAGCACGCTATAAAAGACCCTATGTTCATTGAAGCCCATAGATTGGCTGAATTTAATCCACGAGGCACTGATGTGCCTGTTGTTCTAGATTTAATGATTCACGATATTGACGCTATTCTAAGTGTTGTAAATTCTGAAGTAGTACAGGTAAATGCTAGCGGAGTTTCGGTTATTAGTCAATCTCCAGATATTGCAAATGCCAGATTAGAGTTTGCTAACGGATGTGTAGCGAATTTAACGGCTAGTAGAATCTCTTTAAAGAACATGAGAAAATCTCGTTTCTTTCAAAAAGACGCTTATATTTCCGTAGATTTTCTTGAGAAGAAAGTGGAAGTCGTGAAAATGAAAGATGCCCCTAAAGAACCGGGAGATTTTGATATGATTCTACAAAACGCCGAAGGTATCAAAAAACAAATTTATTTTGAAAACCCATCTATTGAGACCAATAACGCTATTTTAGATGAGCTAGAATCTTTCGCAGACGCTATAAACAATAACACAACTCCTGTTGTAAGTTTAAAACAAGGTACACAAGCGCTAAAAGTTGCTCTACAAATTATTGCAGCATTTAATCCAAATAAAATATGA
- a CDS encoding 3-hydroxybutyryl-CoA dehydrogenase: MKTIAVIGAGTMGNGIAHVFAQNNFQVHLIDVSREALDKGLATIAKNLDRMVAKEKITISDKENTLANIKSFTELKAGVSKVDLAIEAATENVTIKLKIFKELDDVCDANTILASNTSSISITQIAAATNRPEKVIGMHFMNPVPIMKLVEIIRGYSTSNETTTSIMELSKELGKIPTEVNDYPGFVANRILMPMINEAIETLHHGVAGVEEIDTVMKLGMAHPMGPLQLADFIGLDVCLSILNVMHDGFKNPKYAPSPLLVNMVMAGKKGIKSGEGFYDYSANRKAEVVSNQFTK, encoded by the coding sequence ATGAAGACAATTGCAGTTATAGGTGCAGGTACAATGGGCAACGGAATTGCCCACGTATTTGCCCAAAACAACTTTCAAGTTCACCTAATTGATGTTTCTAGAGAAGCTTTAGATAAAGGTCTTGCCACCATAGCCAAGAATTTGGACAGAATGGTAGCTAAAGAAAAAATAACGATATCCGACAAAGAAAACACACTAGCAAATATCAAATCTTTTACAGAATTGAAAGCAGGTGTATCAAAGGTTGATCTTGCTATTGAAGCTGCCACAGAAAATGTAACCATCAAATTAAAAATTTTTAAAGAGCTTGATGATGTCTGTGATGCAAATACCATTTTAGCATCAAACACTTCTTCTATTTCCATAACTCAGATTGCCGCAGCTACCAATAGACCTGAAAAAGTTATTGGAATGCATTTTATGAATCCGGTTCCTATAATGAAATTAGTGGAGATTATTAGAGGCTATAGCACTTCTAACGAGACCACAACTTCAATTATGGAGCTTTCTAAAGAATTAGGAAAGATTCCGACAGAAGTGAACGACTACCCTGGTTTTGTTGCTAATAGAATTTTAATGCCTATGATCAATGAAGCTATTGAAACATTGCATCATGGCGTTGCAGGTGTTGAAGAAATAGATACGGTAATGAAATTAGGTATGGCGCACCCTATGGGTCCGTTACAATTAGCGGATTTTATAGGATTAGATGTTTGTCTTTCTATTTTAAACGTGATGCATGACGGATTCAAAAACCCTAAATATGCACCATCCCCATTACTTGTAAATATGGTAATGGCAGGGAAAAAGGGAATAAAATCCGGTGAAGGGTTTTACGATTATTCCGCAAACAGAAAAGCTGAAGTTGTATCAAATCAGTTCACTAAATAA
- a CDS encoding YggS family pyridoxal phosphate-dependent enzyme, with protein MSIKENLLAIKETIPDTVTLVAVSKTKPMSFIQEAYDEGQRVFGENRVQEMTEKWENLPKDIEWHMIGHLQRNKVKYMAEYVSLVHGVDSPRLLAEINKQAEKHNRTISCLLQVHIAEEDTKFGFNEEELLELVANEEFKAYKNVKIVGLMGMATFTDNDNQVRKEFSGLKSLYTKLCNNYTDFTTLSMGMSGDYKIAIEEGSNMVRIGSSIFGSRN; from the coding sequence ATGTCTATAAAAGAAAACTTATTAGCCATTAAAGAAACCATTCCTGATACCGTAACCTTAGTTGCCGTATCTAAAACAAAACCAATGTCATTTATTCAGGAAGCTTATGATGAGGGGCAACGTGTTTTTGGAGAGAACAGGGTTCAAGAAATGACAGAAAAGTGGGAGAACCTACCAAAAGATATTGAATGGCATATGATCGGTCATTTACAGCGCAATAAAGTCAAATACATGGCTGAATACGTTTCTTTGGTTCATGGGGTTGACAGCCCAAGATTATTGGCAGAAATTAATAAACAAGCAGAAAAACACAATCGTACCATCTCATGTTTACTTCAGGTACATATTGCCGAAGAAGACACAAAATTCGGGTTTAATGAAGAAGAATTACTTGAATTGGTAGCCAACGAAGAATTTAAGGCTTACAAAAATGTAAAGATTGTAGGTCTAATGGGCATGGCAACCTTTACTGATAATGACAATCAGGTTCGCAAGGAGTTCAGCGGTTTAAAATCACTTTATACAAAACTTTGTAATAACTATACCGATTTTACTACCCTCTCTATGGGTATGAGTGGTGATTATAAAATCGCAATTGAAGAAGGCAGTAACATGGTACGTATAGGAAGTAGTATCTTTGGATCTAGAAATTAA
- a CDS encoding exonuclease domain-containing protein yields MYAILDIETTGGKFNEEGITEIAIHKFDGQKVVDKFISLVNPERDIQPFVVKLTGINSKMLRTAPKFYEVAKRIIEITEDTVIVAHNAQFDYRILRTEFRRLGYNFERKTLCTVDLSKLLLPDAESYSLGKLVRSLGIPVSDRHRANGDALATIKLFKLLLAKDSEKIIIKDTIRKETQGELSEKQLDIVRDLPNKTGVFYMHNKDGDIIHLSKTSDIKKRVNQIFTKTNDKSRKLTKDTKKVTFELTGNELVAILKEHEELLKLRPKYSSIPKKRMYSHAICKSVNENGYFSLDIKPYRECKEPLGLFNGVFSAMNYLYKITKEFGLCEKVNGISEARNNCSGYDDGNCKGACIDKEDVEEYNKRVIAATTQNSIKANKVVVVDKGREIGEQSAILLKNGSLVGFGFYDLNYQINNIHILESIITPMNGTRDANYLIESYLRKKRVLKIIEIND; encoded by the coding sequence ATGTACGCAATTTTAGATATTGAAACTACCGGAGGAAAATTTAATGAAGAGGGAATCACCGAAATTGCTATTCACAAATTTGATGGACAAAAAGTAGTTGACAAATTCATTAGTTTAGTAAATCCGGAAAGGGATATACAACCATTTGTGGTTAAACTAACGGGCATTAATAGTAAAATGCTTAGAACGGCACCTAAATTTTATGAGGTTGCCAAACGTATTATTGAGATTACGGAAGATACCGTAATCGTTGCCCATAATGCCCAGTTCGATTATAGAATTCTAAGAACCGAATTTAGACGTTTAGGCTATAATTTTGAACGCAAAACCCTTTGCACCGTAGACCTATCTAAGCTTTTATTACCAGATGCGGAATCATACAGTTTAGGTAAATTGGTACGATCCCTAGGTATACCGGTAAGTGATAGACACCGCGCTAATGGTGATGCTTTGGCAACTATAAAACTGTTTAAACTTTTGCTTGCCAAAGATTCTGAAAAAATAATCATTAAAGACACCATAAGAAAAGAAACCCAGGGTGAACTTTCTGAAAAACAATTGGATATTGTGCGGGACCTACCGAACAAAACCGGAGTCTTTTATATGCATAATAAAGATGGAGACATTATTCACCTTAGCAAAACAAGCGATATAAAAAAGAGGGTCAATCAGATATTCACCAAGACCAATGATAAATCTAGAAAGTTAACCAAGGACACCAAAAAAGTTACTTTTGAACTTACGGGTAATGAACTTGTAGCTATTTTAAAGGAACATGAAGAACTTTTAAAACTTAGACCTAAATACAGTAGCATTCCTAAAAAAAGAATGTATAGCCACGCTATTTGCAAAAGCGTAAACGAAAATGGTTATTTTTCTTTAGACATTAAACCTTATAGAGAATGTAAAGAGCCATTAGGGCTTTTTAACGGTGTATTCAGTGCTATGAATTATTTGTATAAAATTACCAAAGAATTTGGTCTGTGCGAAAAAGTAAACGGTATCAGTGAAGCTCGAAACAATTGTTCAGGCTATGATGATGGTAATTGTAAAGGCGCTTGTATAGATAAAGAAGACGTTGAAGAATATAATAAACGAGTTATAGCTGCAACTACACAAAACAGCATTAAAGCAAATAAAGTTGTTGTGGTTGACAAGGGTAGAGAAATTGGGGAACAAAGTGCTATTTTGCTTAAAAATGGTTCTTTAGTAGGATTCGGATTCTATGATCTGAACTATCAAATAAATAATATTCATATCTTAGAAAGTATAATTACACCAATGAACGGTACTCGTGATGCTAATTATCTTATTGAATCTTATCTGAGAAAGAAGCGGGTACTTAAAATAATTGAAATAAACGATTAG
- a CDS encoding ion transporter encodes MKEDEKLAPWKHKIHEIIYEADTPMGKLFDIILFIIIIFSVILIMLESVKAIDAEYHEILFVLEWIVTIFFTIEYIARIISIRKPSAYIFSFYGIIDFLSTIPLYISYIFAGSQVLLAVRAFRLLRVFRILKLARFLGEASQLKRALKASRAKITVFLFAVLIASVMMGTLMYLVEGDEAGFTSIPTSIYWTIVTLTTVGYGDIAPITPQGQAIATIIMLLGYGIIAVPTGMVTAEFSKQNRDDTSNLKESGSYVHVNTQCCPTCSKEGHRDDATHCYNCGSILNE; translated from the coding sequence TTGAAGGAAGACGAAAAACTAGCACCTTGGAAACATAAAATTCATGAAATAATTTATGAAGCAGATACCCCCATGGGTAAATTGTTCGATATTATTCTCTTCATAATTATCATTTTCAGTGTTATTCTTATCATGCTAGAAAGTGTAAAAGCTATTGACGCTGAATACCATGAAATTCTATTTGTACTTGAATGGATCGTTACCATTTTCTTTACCATTGAATACATAGCACGAATAATTTCTATAAGAAAACCTAGTGCCTATATATTTAGTTTTTACGGTATCATAGATTTCTTATCTACTATACCGTTATATATTTCCTATATTTTTGCTGGATCCCAAGTACTCTTAGCCGTACGCGCATTTAGGTTATTACGTGTTTTCCGTATTTTAAAACTTGCTCGTTTTCTAGGTGAAGCTTCTCAATTAAAAAGAGCATTAAAAGCGAGTAGAGCAAAAATTACCGTATTTCTATTTGCCGTACTTATCGCATCTGTTATGATGGGTACTCTAATGTATTTGGTAGAGGGTGATGAAGCAGGGTTTACAAGCATACCTACAAGCATATACTGGACCATTGTAACACTAACTACTGTTGGTTATGGTGATATTGCTCCTATAACACCACAAGGGCAAGCAATTGCAACGATAATTATGCTATTAGGTTATGGTATCATTGCCGTACCAACAGGTATGGTTACTGCTGAATTCTCTAAACAAAATAGAGATGACACTTCTAATCTAAAAGAATCTGGGAGTTACGTTCATGTGAATACACAATGTTGCCCAACATGTAGCAAAGAAGGTCATAGAGATGATGCTACTCATTGTTATAACTGTGGATCTATTTTAAATGAATAA
- the miaA gene encoding tRNA (adenosine(37)-N6)-dimethylallyltransferase MiaA, with protein sequence MNKILISVVGPTAIGKTKLAIILAQHYNTEIISADSRQFFKEMNIGTAVPSLDELSQAKHHFIQHKSITEQYTVGDFEREAIQKLSDLFKVHDVVIMVGGSGLYVNAVTDGLNNFPTVDPSIREYLNTELAENGIEALQKKLKQLDPTYFEKVDIYNPQRVIRALEVTIGSGTPYSSFLNKPKAKRAFKVLSVGLKAERPLIYERINQRVDLMVEAGLLEEAKSLVNYKDYNALQTVGYKELFNYFNDEWTLEFAISEIKKNTRRFAKRQLTWFLRNKDTKWVEYNYTPKSLLQEIDNEIVNLKHG encoded by the coding sequence ATGAATAAAATTCTTATATCGGTAGTTGGACCAACAGCCATCGGGAAAACCAAATTGGCCATAATTTTAGCTCAACATTACAATACAGAAATTATATCAGCCGATTCTAGACAGTTTTTCAAAGAAATGAATATTGGTACTGCTGTACCAAGTTTAGACGAGCTATCTCAAGCAAAACACCATTTCATACAGCACAAAAGTATTACTGAACAATACACCGTGGGTGATTTTGAAAGAGAAGCCATTCAAAAACTATCCGATCTTTTTAAAGTTCATGATGTGGTAATTATGGTTGGTGGTAGTGGTCTGTATGTAAATGCCGTTACAGACGGACTAAACAACTTTCCTACTGTAGACCCATCGATTCGTGAATATTTGAATACCGAATTGGCAGAAAATGGTATTGAAGCTCTACAAAAGAAGTTAAAACAATTAGACCCTACATATTTTGAAAAGGTAGATATTTATAATCCCCAAAGAGTGATCAGGGCGTTAGAAGTTACCATTGGTAGCGGTACTCCCTATTCATCGTTCTTAAACAAACCAAAAGCAAAAAGAGCATTCAAGGTTTTATCCGTAGGGTTAAAAGCTGAGCGACCTTTGATCTATGAACGCATAAATCAACGTGTAGACCTTATGGTTGAAGCCGGACTTTTAGAAGAAGCCAAAAGCTTAGTTAATTACAAGGACTATAATGCTTTGCAAACTGTGGGCTACAAAGAACTTTTTAATTATTTTAATGATGAATGGACCTTAGAGTTCGCTATATCTGAAATAAAGAAAAATACACGAAGATTTGCTAAAAGACAACTGACTTGGTTTTTAAGAAACAAGGATACCAAATGGGTTGAGTATAATTATACACCTAAAAGTCTTTTACAAGAAATTGATAATGAAATTGTAAATTTAAAGCATGGTTAA
- a CDS encoding gluconokinase: MVKKQILFLMGVSGSGKSTIGQLLAEKLQFPFFDGDSFHPEANVKKMREGRPLNDNDRQGWLEKLNEVGIENLETGAVIVCSSLKEKYRTILGKNLENKHQFVFLDGSFELIEARLNKRENHYMPKGLLQSQFDDLETPKDALTVSIDQTPNEIVKDIIEKL; the protein is encoded by the coding sequence ATGGTTAAAAAGCAAATCTTATTCTTAATGGGTGTTTCCGGTAGTGGCAAATCTACCATTGGTCAACTGTTAGCAGAGAAATTACAATTTCCTTTTTTTGATGGTGATAGTTTTCATCCAGAAGCGAACGTGAAAAAAATGAGAGAAGGTCGTCCATTAAACGATAATGATCGCCAGGGTTGGCTAGAGAAACTTAATGAGGTAGGTATTGAAAATTTAGAGACTGGCGCTGTTATAGTTTGCTCTTCCCTTAAGGAAAAATACAGAACTATACTTGGCAAAAATTTAGAGAACAAACATCAATTTGTTTTTTTAGATGGTAGTTTTGAACTCATAGAAGCCCGACTAAACAAACGAGAAAACCATTACATGCCAAAAGGCTTGTTGCAATCTCAATTTGATGATCTTGAAACTCCAAAAGATGCACTTACAGTTTCTATAGATCAAACTCCCAATGAAATTGTAAAGGATATTATAGAAAAGTTATAA
- a CDS encoding response regulator transcription factor, producing the protein METINKKILLVEDDPNFGIVLKDYLSMNDFDVTLAKNGMEGFEKFKKDNYDICILDVMMPYKDGFTLAKEIREKNENVPIVFLTAKTMKEDVLKGYKAGADDYLNKPFDSEVLLMKLKAILQRKASNGLADSKKFEFTIGGFHLNSKLRFLKYKDEESIKLSPKENELLRLLALHENDLMPRELALTKIWRDDNYFTSRSMDVYIAKLRKYLKVDDTVEILNIHGEGFRLVVKTEGE; encoded by the coding sequence ATGGAAACAATAAACAAGAAAATACTTTTAGTAGAGGATGACCCAAATTTTGGGATTGTATTGAAGGATTATTTGTCAATGAATGATTTTGATGTCACTTTGGCCAAGAATGGAATGGAAGGATTTGAGAAGTTCAAAAAAGATAATTATGATATCTGTATTTTAGATGTGATGATGCCTTATAAGGACGGTTTCACGTTAGCGAAAGAAATTCGTGAAAAGAATGAGAATGTTCCAATTGTTTTTTTGACGGCAAAAACAATGAAGGAAGATGTTCTTAAAGGATATAAAGCTGGTGCAGATGATTATTTGAACAAGCCTTTTGATTCTGAAGTTCTACTTATGAAATTAAAAGCGATTCTTCAAAGAAAAGCTTCTAACGGATTGGCGGATAGCAAGAAATTTGAATTTACAATTGGTGGTTTTCACTTGAATTCTAAATTAAGATTCTTGAAATATAAAGATGAGGAATCAATTAAGCTTTCTCCAAAAGAGAATGAGCTATTGCGTTTGTTGGCTTTACATGAAAATGATTTAATGCCAAGAGAGCTTGCGCTGACTAAGATATGGAGAGATGATAACTACTTTACATCTCGTAGTATGGATGTTTATATTGCTAAACTACGTAAGTATCTTAAGGTTGATGATACCGTTGAAATATTGAACATACATGGTGAAGGTTTCCGTTTGGTTGTAAAGACTGAAGGAGAGTAA
- a CDS encoding sensor histidine kinase: MNKKLFVLLVVLMSLSLIGLIFVQSFWISKSIDSGEEQFSSSVSEALNSVTNKITERESKNYFDRYLHAKDSIGGELKGAQLTNFFFIDRDINSNEILLYEHGILEEDYGISSTFFDSSDGADTTIIKNFTSKRTTSIFRADFDIESNTPRFNPIQRIEKIGGLNKMEKAAMEEMFMVHAKRVPIHKRVSKQEIELLLQRELENRGVDIAFEYGVYSNGLPTKVKSSKFKYAESNIYKSPMFVDFEGVSNFDLLVSFPKKKRFLVQSILGLALLSLLFTIIIVVAYAGAIYQLIRQKQISEIKTDFINNMTHEFKTPIATINLAVEAIRNPKIITDQEKVLRYLQMIRDENKRMHAQVENVLRISKLEKNQLDISKDRVNVHDIIEDAITHVQLIVDDRGGYIHTHLDAERCEVLANEMHFTNVIVNMLDNAIKYSEEAPKIDVFTERAKNYIIIKVQDQGAGMSKAVVKKVFEKFYREHTGDLHNVKGHGLGLSYVKKIVEDHQGEVYAESEKGKGSTFYIKLPLI, translated from the coding sequence ATGAACAAAAAGTTATTTGTGCTCTTAGTGGTTTTAATGAGCCTTTCACTTATTGGTCTGATTTTCGTTCAAAGTTTTTGGATTAGCAAATCCATAGATAGTGGAGAAGAACAATTCTCTAGCAGTGTTTCAGAAGCATTGAACAGCGTCACCAATAAAATTACCGAAAGGGAATCTAAAAACTACTTTGATAGGTATTTACATGCAAAGGATAGTATTGGAGGAGAGCTAAAAGGTGCTCAGCTGACTAATTTTTTCTTTATTGATAGGGATATCAATTCTAATGAAATATTACTGTATGAACACGGTATATTAGAAGAAGATTATGGTATTTCGTCTACGTTCTTTGATAGTAGTGATGGTGCGGATACCACTATCATTAAAAATTTTACCAGTAAACGAACTACCTCGATTTTTAGGGCAGATTTTGATATAGAAAGTAATACGCCACGTTTTAATCCTATTCAAAGGATTGAAAAAATTGGGGGTCTTAACAAAATGGAAAAGGCTGCCATGGAAGAAATGTTTATGGTTCATGCAAAGCGTGTACCTATTCACAAGCGTGTTTCCAAGCAAGAAATTGAATTGTTGCTGCAACGAGAATTGGAGAACAGAGGTGTTGATATTGCTTTTGAGTATGGAGTGTATAGCAATGGTCTACCGACCAAGGTGAAATCTTCCAAATTTAAATATGCAGAATCAAACATCTATAAATCTCCCATGTTTGTAGATTTTGAAGGAGTCTCAAATTTCGATTTGTTAGTTTCCTTTCCAAAGAAAAAACGATTCTTGGTACAGTCCATTTTAGGTCTGGCGCTTCTTTCGCTGTTATTTACCATTATCATAGTGGTAGCTTATGCAGGGGCAATTTATCAGTTGATACGTCAAAAGCAGATATCTGAAATAAAAACAGATTTCATTAATAATATGACGCATGAGTTTAAAACTCCCATTGCGACTATTAATCTTGCTGTAGAAGCGATTAGAAACCCTAAGATAATTACCGATCAAGAAAAGGTTTTGCGCTATTTACAGATGATTAGAGATGAGAATAAAAGAATGCATGCTCAAGTAGAAAATGTATTAAGAATCTCTAAACTTGAAAAAAATCAGCTTGATATTAGTAAGGATAGGGTTAACGTTCACGACATTATAGAAGACGCTATTACTCACGTTCAATTAATCGTTGATGATAGAGGCGGATATATACATACACATTTAGATGCTGAACGATGTGAAGTGTTAGCTAATGAAATGCATTTTACCAATGTTATTGTAAATATGTTGGATAATGCAATCAAGTATTCTGAAGAAGCACCAAAAATTGATGTATTTACAGAAAGAGCTAAAAATTATATTATAATAAAAGTGCAAGATCAAGGTGCTGGTATGAGCAAGGCTGTGGTCAAGAAAGTATTTGAAAAATTCTATAGAGAGCACACAGGAGATTTGCACAACGTTAAAGGACATGGATTAGGATTGTCTTACGTTAAAAAAATAGTAGAAGACCACCAAGGCGAAGTATATGCCGAAAGTGAAAAAGGAAAAGGAAGTACATTTTACATAAAACTGCCGTTAATATAA
- the coaE gene encoding dephospho-CoA kinase (Dephospho-CoA kinase (CoaE) performs the final step in coenzyme A biosynthesis.), whose amino-acid sequence MMIIGLTGGIGSGKSTVATMFKELGVPVYDSDQRAKYLMNTSKVIHDQLVALLGEEAFKDGALNKSYIAGKVFNDTELLAKLNNIVHPVVRQDFIDWSNDQDANYVIQETALLFENKAQELYDDVILVTAPKEVRINRVLDRDNTTREQVEARMNNQLDDETKLELANYVIENTDLERTRSKVLQVHASILSDC is encoded by the coding sequence ATGATGATAATAGGTTTAACAGGTGGAATAGGTAGCGGAAAATCTACGGTAGCTACTATGTTTAAAGAGTTAGGTGTTCCGGTTTATGATTCCGATCAACGTGCGAAATACTTAATGAATACTTCCAAAGTTATACATGACCAATTAGTTGCATTATTAGGGGAAGAGGCTTTTAAGGATGGTGCGTTAAACAAATCATATATAGCTGGTAAAGTTTTTAATGATACAGAGTTATTGGCAAAACTCAATAATATAGTGCATCCTGTGGTGAGGCAAGATTTTATAGATTGGTCAAATGATCAAGATGCAAACTATGTAATTCAAGAAACAGCTTTGTTGTTTGAAAATAAGGCTCAAGAACTCTATGATGATGTCATATTAGTAACCGCTCCCAAAGAAGTCCGTATTAATCGTGTGTTAGATAGGGATAACACTACAAGAGAGCAGGTTGAAGCACGTATGAACAATCAACTTGATGATGAAACCAAATTAGAATTAGCCAATTATGTAATTGAAAATACTGACTTAGAAAGAACTAGGTCAAAAGTGCTACAAGTTCACGCATCTATCCTCTCTGACTGTTAG